Proteins encoded together in one Falco peregrinus isolate bFalPer1 chromosome 2, bFalPer1.pri, whole genome shotgun sequence window:
- the LOC101913347 gene encoding cytochrome c oxidase assembly protein COX11, mitochondrial isoform X1 — protein sequence MGLCGGGWARCGALRLRLPGARGPLWALRPPGRAGGWAPPREAGHWAAAGGPAPASAPRGARGLRSSNPFTRRQEEEWRRRNRSALAYIVAAAVGMVGMSYAAVPLYRLYCQATGLGGTTGAGSGAERVASMEPVRHRRLRVTFNADVHASIQWEFRPQQSEIYVVPGETALAFYKAKNPTDKPIIGISTYNVIPFEAGQYFNKIQCFCFEEQRLNPHEEVDMPVFFYIDPEFVEDPKMAKVDLITLSYTFFEAKEGQKLPLPGYQ from the exons aTGGGGCTGtgcggggggggctgggcgCGCTGCGGGGCGCTGCGGTTGCGGCTgcccggggcgcggggcccgCTCTGGGCGCTGCGGCCGCCGGGCCGTGCGGGCGGGTGGGCGCCGCCGCGGGAGGCTGGGCActgggcggcggcgggcgggccggccCCAGCCTcggccccgcggggggcccgCGGGCTGCGGAGCTCCAACCCCTTCACCCGGCGGCAGGAGGAGGAGTGGCGGCGCCGGAACCGGTCGGCGCTGGCCTACATCGTGGCCGCCGCCGTGGGCATGGTGGGCATGTCCTACGCGGCCGTGCCGCTCTACCGCCTCTACTGCCAG gCCACCGGGCTGGGCGGCACCACGGGCGCCGGGAGCGGCGCGGAGCGAGTCGCTAGCATGGAGCCGGTGCGGCACCGCCGCCTCAGGGTCACCTTCAACGCCGACGTGCACGCCAGCATCCAGTGGGAATTCCGACCCCAGCAGAGTGAAATCTAC GTGGTACCAGGAGAGACCGCACTGGCGTTTTATAAAGCGAAAAATCCTACTGACAAACCAATAATTGGAATCTCTACCTACAACGTCATACCCTTTGAAGCAGGACagtatttcaataaaatacaa tgtttttgttttgaagaacagCGATTAAATCCTCACGAGGAAGTGGACATGCCTGTCTTTTTCTACATTGATCCAGAATTTGTAGAGGACCCTAAGATGGCTAAAGTTGATTTGATCACCCTCTCTTACACTTTTTTTGAAGcaaaggaaggacagaaattACCACTTCCTGGATATCAGTAA